A genomic stretch from Arenicella xantha includes:
- the eno gene encoding phosphopyruvate hydratase, with protein sequence MSKIQSIIAREILDSRGNPTVEADVTLSDGSFGRAVAPSGASTGSLEALELRDGDKARYLGKGTLQAVANANTVIASALIGLDALDQRNIDQVMIDLDGTENKSKLGANSILAVSLAVAKAAAVSKGIPLYAHFAELFGNDVYTMPVPQMNIINGGEHADNSIDFQEFMILPTGLPTFSEALRAGAEVFHSLKKVLSGMGLSTAVGDEGGFAPNLDSNEAAVGIIIQAIENAGYKAGEDIMIGLDVASTEFYKDGQYTLSAEGKSLNSKEFAEYLEAWVRKYPIITIEDGMAEDDWEGWADLTNRVGNDIQLTGDDLFVTNTKILSEGIEKGVANSILIKFNQIGSLTETLDAIQMAHDAGYKATISHRSGETEDTTIADLAVATAAGQIKTGSLCRSDRVAKYNQLLRIEQELGDKAVYPGMKSFL encoded by the coding sequence ATGTCCAAAATTCAATCAATCATCGCTCGCGAAATCTTAGATTCTCGCGGTAATCCAACCGTTGAAGCCGACGTAACCCTGTCGGATGGTTCATTTGGCCGCGCCGTGGCACCGTCCGGAGCATCGACCGGTTCCTTAGAAGCACTTGAGTTGCGCGACGGTGATAAAGCGCGTTACTTAGGCAAAGGCACCTTGCAAGCGGTCGCCAATGCCAATACTGTCATCGCGAGTGCGTTGATAGGCTTGGATGCACTAGATCAACGCAATATCGATCAAGTAATGATCGACCTAGATGGCACCGAAAATAAAAGTAAGTTAGGTGCGAATTCAATTTTAGCGGTTTCCCTAGCCGTTGCGAAGGCAGCTGCGGTGAGTAAAGGTATTCCACTTTATGCGCACTTTGCTGAGCTTTTCGGTAACGATGTTTACACTATGCCGGTCCCGCAGATGAACATCATTAACGGTGGTGAGCATGCTGATAACTCCATTGATTTTCAGGAGTTTATGATCTTGCCAACTGGCTTACCAACTTTCAGTGAGGCGTTGCGTGCTGGCGCTGAAGTGTTTCATTCCTTGAAGAAAGTATTATCAGGTATGGGCTTGAGCACTGCGGTTGGTGATGAAGGCGGCTTTGCGCCAAATCTAGACAGCAACGAGGCAGCCGTCGGAATTATTATTCAGGCAATTGAGAATGCCGGATATAAAGCTGGTGAAGACATTATGATTGGCCTAGATGTCGCCAGTACGGAGTTCTATAAAGATGGGCAGTACACCTTAAGCGCCGAAGGCAAGTCGTTGAATTCAAAAGAATTTGCTGAGTACCTAGAAGCCTGGGTTCGAAAGTATCCAATTATTACTATCGAAGATGGCATGGCCGAAGATGATTGGGAAGGTTGGGCTGATTTAACCAATCGAGTCGGTAACGATATTCAGCTAACTGGTGATGATTTGTTCGTGACGAATACCAAAATTCTCAGCGAAGGTATAGAGAAAGGTGTGGCGAATTCTATTCTTATTAAGTTTAACCAAATCGGCTCGCTGACTGAAACATTGGATGCAATTCAGATGGCGCATGATGCTGGATACAAGGCGACGATTTCGCATCGATCTGGTGAGACTGAAGACACAACAATTGCTGATTTGGCCGTTGCTACCGCGGCTGGTCAGATTAAAACAGGTTCTTTGTGTCGTTCTGACCGCGTTGCTAAATACAACCAATTACTGCGTATTGAGCAAGAACTTGGCGATAAAGCGGTATATCCAGGCATGAAGTCGTTTTTATAG